In Duganella zoogloeoides, a single genomic region encodes these proteins:
- a CDS encoding outer membrane beta-barrel protein: MRRFILILAALAAAPAITIAASFEPGVFLALDTGGASTSSKYAANGDDLSFGGKVGYQYTRNFGFDVYARSLSFISNSGVFSERGLYPDQTVGIAAQGTMPLNESFSLFGRAGIGRTSLKGNRSGMKDKEETDGLVGVGISYHFNRQWSINLEGSYLTKTEIKMYSFGGRFQF, encoded by the coding sequence ATGCGACGTTTTATTCTCATCCTGGCCGCGCTGGCAGCCGCGCCCGCCATCACTATTGCCGCCTCATTCGAACCGGGCGTCTTCCTGGCGCTGGACACCGGCGGCGCATCGACGTCATCGAAATATGCGGCGAACGGCGATGACCTTTCATTCGGCGGCAAGGTCGGTTATCAGTACACGCGCAATTTCGGCTTCGATGTCTATGCCCGCAGCCTGAGCTTTATTTCCAATTCAGGTGTCTTTAGCGAACGCGGCCTCTATCCCGATCAGACTGTTGGCATCGCCGCGCAAGGCACCATGCCACTCAACGAAAGCTTCAGCCTGTTTGGCCGCGCCGGCATCGGTCGCACCAGCTTGAAAGGCAATCGCTCGGGGATGAAGGACAAGGAAGAGACTGACGGCCTGGTGGGCGTCGGCATAAGCTACCACTTCAACCGTCAATGGTCGATCAACCTCGAAGGCAGTTACCTGACCAAGACCGAGATCAAGATGTATTCGTTCGGCGGCCGCTTCCAGTTTTAG
- a CDS encoding AraC family transcriptional regulator has protein sequence MIELHRQLARHDGYTDTDVAAVRLTRATQSVAKTPVMSEPCIAIALQGRKRAFFGTDVLQFDANQYLVVAIPMPFSSATEATPEEPFLGLTIQVDRTTLADLMFAIDQTDNEVPAAPKGMMTTRMDARLRDTVLRLLETLNSPLEARVLGPAIVREICFRVLMGEQGAAMRAALTSQGQFGRIAKALRRIHADYAASIDVGMLAAEANMSVPAFHVHFKSVTHCSPIQYVKSARLHQARLLMARNDMTAQAACAQVGYESPSQFSREFKRFFGRSPGEEADVLRRYLAPPVIEPAQLL, from the coding sequence CTGATCGAACTGCATCGCCAGCTGGCCCGGCACGATGGCTATACCGACACCGACGTGGCCGCCGTACGCCTGACGCGCGCCACCCAGAGCGTGGCCAAGACGCCGGTGATGTCGGAGCCGTGTATCGCCATTGCGCTGCAGGGCCGCAAGCGCGCCTTCTTCGGCACCGATGTGCTGCAGTTCGACGCCAACCAGTACCTGGTGGTGGCCATTCCGATGCCTTTTTCCAGCGCGACGGAAGCCACGCCGGAGGAACCCTTCCTGGGCCTGACGATACAGGTGGACCGCACCACCCTGGCCGACCTGATGTTCGCCATCGATCAGACCGATAACGAAGTGCCGGCCGCGCCCAAGGGCATGATGACCACGCGCATGGATGCGCGCCTGCGCGATACCGTGCTGCGCCTGCTTGAAACGCTCAACTCGCCGCTGGAAGCGCGCGTGCTGGGACCGGCCATCGTGCGCGAGATCTGTTTCCGCGTGCTGATGGGCGAGCAAGGCGCGGCAATGCGCGCGGCGCTCACCAGCCAGGGCCAGTTCGGCCGCATCGCCAAGGCGCTGCGCCGCATCCACGCCGACTACGCCGCCAGCATCGACGTTGGCATGCTGGCGGCCGAAGCCAATATGAGCGTGCCCGCCTTCCACGTGCATTTCAAATCGGTCACGCACTGCTCGCCGATCCAGTATGTGAAATCGGCGCGGCTACACCAGGCACGGCTACTGATGGCGCGCAACGACATGACCGCGCAGGCAGCCTGCGCCCAGGTCGGTTACGAAAGCCCGTCCCAGTTCAGCCGCGAGTTCAAGCGCTTTTTCGGCCGCAGTCCCGGCGAGGAGGCTGATGTGTTGCGCCGCTACCTCGCACCACCGGTGATTGAACCGGCGCAATTGCTTTAA
- a CDS encoding SDR family NAD(P)-dependent oxidoreductase: protein MNPSLQRKVILIAGASRGSGPATARQLAQQGHHVVLGARRSNRLQGLVNEIRKAGGSAEWYALDVNQPTEMAAFLAFAEDVHKRVDAVIHNA, encoded by the coding sequence ATGAACCCATCGTTACAGCGTAAAGTCATCCTGATCGCCGGCGCCAGCCGGGGCAGCGGACCAGCCACGGCGCGCCAGCTGGCGCAGCAGGGCCACCACGTGGTGCTGGGCGCGCGCCGCTCGAACCGCTTGCAGGGTCTGGTCAATGAGATCCGCAAGGCGGGTGGCTCGGCCGAATGGTATGCGCTCGATGTCAATCAGCCGACCGAAATGGCAGCGTTCCTGGCGTTTGCCGAAGACGTGCACAAGCGCGTCGATGCCGTCATTCATAACGCCTGA
- a CDS encoding TetR/AcrR family transcriptional regulator — MAGIKQFNEEDALERAMHVFWQRGYGATSMQELAQATGVLRGSLYNAYGDKQAIFLLAFARYQRRYLETVREHMQLSDPVAALRAYFAYVIKSMSELAPGRGEDAAPRTRGCLTTKIATDETAMDEPVRNALRGMLEGLGLVLEERLAAPDAVARLRLSPQDAARLLVTFTRGNVVMERIYHGPEQLQATADSLIQLLFKAD; from the coding sequence ATGGCTGGCATAAAACAATTCAATGAAGAGGACGCGCTGGAGCGTGCGATGCACGTGTTCTGGCAGCGCGGCTATGGCGCGACGTCGATGCAGGAGCTGGCGCAGGCCACCGGCGTGCTGCGCGGCTCGCTCTATAACGCCTATGGCGACAAGCAGGCTATCTTCCTGCTGGCGTTTGCGCGCTACCAACGCCGCTATCTGGAGACGGTGCGCGAGCACATGCAACTGTCCGATCCGGTGGCGGCACTGCGCGCCTACTTTGCCTACGTGATCAAGTCGATGTCGGAACTGGCGCCAGGACGCGGCGAAGACGCGGCGCCACGCACGCGCGGCTGCCTGACCACCAAGATCGCCACCGACGAAACCGCCATGGACGAGCCGGTGCGCAATGCCTTGCGTGGCATGCTGGAAGGATTGGGCCTGGTGCTGGAAGAACGGCTGGCCGCGCCCGATGCGGTGGCGCGGCTGCGCCTGTCGCCGCAAGACGCTGCCCGCCTGCTGGTCACTTTTACTCGGGGAAATGTGGTGATGGAGCGCATCTACCACGGCCCTGAACAACTCCAGGCCACGGCCGACAGCCTGATACAACTACTCTTTAAAGCTGATTAA
- a CDS encoding YbfB/YjiJ family MFS transporter, which produces MDIVEDRAATARAIFAGLCASLVGIGLARFAYTPLIPPMIEAHWFVASDVVYLGAANLVGYLVGALLGRPLSRRYGARSALRAMMVLTSLAFFACAFPLSVGWFFVWRLLSGVSGGVIMVLAASSVLPHVPAARKGMASGAIFLGIGVGIAMSGTLVPLLLDVGMRATWLGLGVLSLLLTIASWACWPHAVHTHPPAGQAAVTMAAGARSELMLLYVQYALMAVGLVPLMMFLVDYVARGLGWGSHEAALFWIVYGVGAMIGPMAYGWMSDRLGASATSHLMTWLQIGAVVLMMFSTHHLVLMLATLVIGSYPPGVPPITLARLHRILSGDAHGQNIVWSKATTVFALTQALAGYGYSYLFAQSGGDHRILMGVGAAALAMIILSDGARKVLAKPLRASL; this is translated from the coding sequence ATGGATATCGTTGAAGACCGGGCCGCCACCGCGCGTGCCATATTTGCCGGCCTGTGCGCCAGCCTGGTAGGCATCGGGCTGGCGCGCTTTGCGTACACGCCATTGATCCCGCCGATGATCGAGGCGCATTGGTTTGTTGCCAGCGACGTGGTGTACCTGGGGGCGGCCAACCTGGTCGGATACCTGGTGGGTGCATTGCTGGGACGGCCGCTGTCGCGCCGCTATGGCGCCAGGTCCGCCTTGCGGGCGATGATGGTGCTGACGTCGCTGGCATTCTTTGCCTGCGCATTTCCATTGTCGGTGGGATGGTTCTTCGTCTGGCGCCTGCTGTCGGGCGTGTCGGGCGGTGTGATCATGGTGCTGGCCGCATCGAGCGTGTTACCGCATGTGCCGGCCGCGCGCAAGGGCATGGCCAGCGGCGCCATCTTCCTCGGCATCGGCGTGGGGATTGCCATGTCGGGCACGCTGGTGCCGTTGTTGCTTGATGTCGGCATGCGCGCTACCTGGCTCGGGCTCGGCGTGTTGTCGCTGCTGCTGACCATTGCAAGTTGGGCGTGCTGGCCGCATGCGGTACACACCCATCCGCCGGCAGGGCAGGCCGCCGTCACCATGGCAGCGGGCGCACGGTCCGAACTCATGCTGCTGTATGTGCAATACGCGCTGATGGCCGTGGGCCTGGTGCCGTTGATGATGTTCCTGGTCGATTATGTGGCGCGTGGTCTTGGGTGGGGTTCGCACGAGGCGGCGTTGTTCTGGATCGTCTATGGCGTGGGCGCCATGATCGGCCCGATGGCCTATGGCTGGATGTCCGATCGCCTGGGCGCCTCGGCCACCAGCCACCTGATGACCTGGCTGCAAATCGGCGCGGTAGTGCTGATGATGTTTTCGACACACCACCTGGTGCTGATGCTGGCGACGCTGGTGATCGGTTCCTATCCGCCCGGCGTGCCGCCGATTACCCTGGCGCGGCTGCACCGCATTTTGTCGGGCGACGCCCATGGACAAAACATCGTCTGGAGCAAGGCTACCACGGTGTTCGCGCTGACGCAGGCATTGGCCGGTTACGGTTACTCGTATTTGTTCGCACAAAGCGGCGGCGATCACCGGATATTGATGGGCGTGGGCGCGGCTGCGCTGGCCATGATTATTCTGTCGGACGGCGCCAGAAAAGTGCTTGCCAAGCCCCTGCGAGCCAGCCTATAA
- a CDS encoding acyloxyacyl hydrolase — MFAKTMMAAVAALMVSQVAMAQDKLIDSVSVDYGAGPKQRMVRLSAANDWEKRWFQSNGTHLSGYWEGSVGYWRQNQYRNVPGWEKGLWDVGFTPVFRFQNDNKKGIYYEAGIGVHLLSSLYKNDSRELSTAFQFGDHIGIGYVMQNNWEVALKLQHFSNASIKRPNGGANFLELKAAYHF; from the coding sequence ATGTTCGCGAAGACAATGATGGCGGCAGTGGCCGCCCTGATGGTGAGCCAGGTTGCAATGGCCCAAGACAAACTGATCGACTCGGTGTCGGTCGATTACGGCGCCGGGCCGAAGCAGCGCATGGTGCGCCTGAGCGCGGCCAATGACTGGGAAAAGCGGTGGTTCCAGTCGAACGGTACGCACCTGAGCGGCTACTGGGAAGGCAGCGTCGGTTACTGGCGCCAGAACCAGTACCGCAACGTCCCAGGCTGGGAAAAAGGCCTGTGGGACGTCGGTTTCACCCCGGTATTCCGCTTCCAGAATGACAACAAGAAGGGGATTTACTACGAAGCCGGTATCGGCGTTCACCTCTTGTCCAGCCTGTACAAAAACGACAGCCGGGAATTGTCGACTGCCTTCCAGTTCGGTGACCACATCGGTATCGGCTACGTGATGCAGAATAACTGGGAAGTCGCGCTCAAACTGCAGCACTTCTCCAACGCCAGCATCAAGCGCCCGAATGGCGGCGCGAACTTCCTGGAACTGAAAGCGGCGTATCACTTCTAA
- a CDS encoding NAD(P)-dependent oxidoreductase, whose product MRITFLGIGLMGDPMVRRLLAAGHAVTVWNRTFAKAQALADAGALPVAKLDDALRDASIVISMLENGPIVAQVMQDALPSLAPQALWVDMSSTQQAEAQAFHALLRGQGHRFVDAPVSGGVGGAAAGTLAIMAGGSVDDFEQLLPIFSAMGRPTLVGPAGSGQVAKLCNQLIVGATINIVAEAMLLAQAAGADPAAMRTAIRGGFAESKILDVHGQRMLERNFVAGGKVATQVKDQRNILAAAAAAGVVLPVTALVTERFEALAEQLPQADHSAALLGLEGLNPGLRVGSGADRI is encoded by the coding sequence ATGCGCATCACTTTTCTCGGTATTGGCTTGATGGGAGATCCCATGGTCCGGCGCCTGCTTGCGGCCGGCCACGCGGTCACGGTCTGGAATCGCACCTTCGCCAAGGCACAGGCGCTGGCCGACGCGGGCGCACTGCCGGTGGCGAAGCTTGATGACGCGTTGCGCGATGCCAGCATCGTCATCTCGATGCTGGAGAACGGCCCGATCGTGGCCCAAGTCATGCAGGATGCCTTGCCGTCATTGGCGCCGCAGGCATTATGGGTGGACATGAGCTCGACGCAGCAAGCGGAGGCGCAGGCGTTTCACGCGTTGCTGCGAGGGCAGGGACACCGCTTTGTCGACGCGCCGGTGTCCGGCGGCGTGGGCGGCGCGGCGGCTGGCACGCTGGCGATCATGGCGGGTGGCAGCGTGGACGATTTCGAGCAACTGCTTCCCATCTTCTCGGCCATGGGGCGGCCCACATTAGTGGGACCGGCCGGCAGCGGCCAGGTGGCCAAGCTGTGCAACCAACTGATTGTCGGCGCGACCATCAACATCGTGGCCGAAGCCATGTTGCTGGCCCAGGCGGCCGGGGCCGATCCTGCCGCGATGCGGACAGCGATACGCGGCGGCTTCGCCGAGAGCAAAATCCTCGATGTTCATGGTCAGCGCATGTTGGAGCGTAACTTTGTCGCTGGCGGCAAGGTGGCTACGCAGGTCAAGGACCAGCGCAACATTCTCGCTGCGGCAGCCGCTGCCGGGGTGGTGTTGCCGGTCACCGCGCTGGTGACGGAGCGGTTCGAGGCGCTGGCTGAGCAGTTGCCGCAGGCGGATCATTCTGCCGCGCTGCTAGGGCTGGAGGGGTTGAATCCGGGACTGCGAGTTGGCAGTGGGGCGGATAGGATTTGA
- a CDS encoding M20 aminoacylase family protein, which translates to MKLVDPIIAFQSEIQQIRRDLHAHPELCYEEQRTSDVVADKLTQWGIPVIRGLGVTGVVGIIKNGTSERSIGLRADMDALPMQEINTFDHASRHPGKMHACGHDGHTAMLLGAAKHLAEHRNFDGTVYLVFQPAEEGGAGAKRMIEDGLFEQCPMDAIYGMHNWPGIPAGHMSVAEGPMMASSNEFYLTIKGKGAHAAQPHKGIDPVMVAVQIAQSWQTIISRQKSPLDTAVLSITQIHAGSATNVIPDDAKMVGTVRTFTWPVLDLIEQRMEEIARHTAAAFGAEAEFRFRRNYPPLVNHPAETRFAVEVMKEVLGTDRVDDQVEPTMGAEDFAYFLQAKPGCYMFIGNGEGDHRDGGHGLGPCVLHNGSYDFNDNLLPIGSSFWVRMVEKSLPLAG; encoded by the coding sequence ATGAAACTAGTTGATCCCATCATTGCGTTTCAATCCGAAATACAGCAGATCCGCCGCGATCTGCATGCCCATCCAGAACTCTGCTACGAAGAGCAGCGCACGTCCGACGTGGTTGCCGACAAGCTCACGCAGTGGGGCATTCCCGTCATCCGTGGCCTGGGCGTGACCGGCGTGGTCGGCATCATCAAGAATGGCACGTCCGAGCGCTCGATCGGCCTGCGCGCCGACATGGACGCGCTGCCCATGCAAGAAATCAACACTTTTGACCACGCCTCGCGCCACCCGGGGAAAATGCACGCCTGCGGCCACGATGGCCACACCGCCATGCTGCTGGGCGCCGCCAAACACCTGGCCGAGCACCGCAACTTCGATGGCACGGTATATCTCGTTTTCCAGCCAGCCGAAGAAGGCGGCGCTGGCGCCAAGCGCATGATCGAGGACGGCCTGTTCGAGCAATGCCCGATGGATGCGATCTACGGCATGCACAACTGGCCCGGCATTCCGGCCGGCCACATGAGCGTGGCCGAGGGCCCGATGATGGCGTCCAGTAACGAGTTCTATCTGACCATCAAGGGCAAGGGCGCACACGCGGCGCAACCGCACAAGGGCATCGACCCGGTGATGGTGGCGGTACAGATCGCGCAAAGCTGGCAGACCATCATCAGCCGCCAGAAAAGCCCGCTCGACACGGCCGTGCTGTCGATCACGCAAATCCATGCCGGCAGCGCCACCAACGTGATTCCCGACGACGCCAAGATGGTCGGCACGGTGCGCACCTTCACCTGGCCGGTGCTCGACCTGATCGAACAGCGCATGGAAGAAATCGCCCGCCACACGGCGGCGGCTTTCGGCGCCGAGGCGGAATTCCGCTTCCGCCGCAACTACCCGCCGCTGGTCAACCACCCGGCCGAAACCCGTTTCGCGGTGGAGGTGATGAAGGAAGTACTGGGCACCGACCGGGTGGACGACCAGGTGGAGCCAACCATGGGCGCGGAAGACTTCGCGTACTTCCTGCAGGCCAAGCCCGGCTGCTATATGTTCATCGGCAACGGCGAAGGCGACCACCGCGATGGCGGCCACGGCCTCGGTCCATGCGTGCTGCATAACGGCAGCTATGACTTCAACGACAACCTGTTGCCGATTGGATCAAGTTTCTGGGTGCGGATGGTGGAGAAGAGTTTGCCGCTGGCGGGTTAG
- a CDS encoding molybdopterin-containing oxidoreductase family protein, producing the protein MTSTQVRAACPLDCPDTCALLVTVEDGVATAVKGDPDHPTTAGVLCTKVSRYTERTYHDERLLHPLRRVGAKGEGKFERISWDEALRTIADRLAPIAARDPEAILPYSYCGTMGLVQGESMSSRFFNQLGASLLDRTVCATAGATGYRYTIGASMGTDMEQFQNAKLIIIWGGNPIASNLHFWTRAQEAKRHGAKLIAIDPYRSLTAEKCHQHIALLPGTDAALALGLMHVLIAEDLLDHDYIADYTLGFDQLKARAAEWTPERTAATCGITAAEVVDLARLYGQTAKAGLPVAIRTNYGVQRVRGGGMAVRNIACLPALVGAWRHAAGGVQLSSSGSFPTNKPALQRPDLLKKMPRTINMTTIGDDLLRPSSPAFGPQVEAVIVYNSNPVAIAPDSSKVAAGFAREDLFTVVIEQFQTDTADYADIVLPATTQLEHIDAHTSYGHLYMMANNAAIAPLGESKPNTEIFRLLARAMGFTDPCFAETDDQLAAQAFKTSDARAMHFDWESLKQKGWQKLNMPEAPFAHGGFPTPSGKCEFYSAQMAADGLDPLPTYLEPYESVASNPQLAQRYPLAMISPPARNFLNSTFVNVKSLRAAEGEPHLDIHPLDAAERGVAHGEMVRIFNDRGTFVAKARVTDKARQGLVVGLSVWWKKLASDGKNANEVTSQRLTDMGRAPTFYDTLVQVERVSA; encoded by the coding sequence ATGACAAGCACACAAGTTCGCGCGGCCTGCCCGCTCGACTGCCCCGACACCTGCGCCCTGCTGGTGACCGTGGAAGACGGCGTGGCCACCGCCGTCAAGGGCGACCCCGACCACCCGACCACGGCCGGCGTGCTATGCACCAAGGTGTCGCGCTATACCGAGCGTACCTACCACGACGAGCGCCTGCTGCATCCGCTGCGCCGCGTGGGCGCCAAGGGCGAGGGCAAGTTCGAGCGTATCAGCTGGGACGAGGCGCTGCGCACCATTGCCGACCGACTGGCGCCGATCGCCGCGCGCGATCCGGAAGCGATCCTGCCGTACAGCTACTGCGGCACCATGGGCCTGGTCCAGGGCGAGTCGATGTCCTCGCGCTTTTTCAACCAGCTGGGCGCCTCGCTGCTGGACCGCACCGTGTGCGCCACGGCTGGCGCCACCGGCTACCGGTACACCATCGGCGCCTCTATGGGTACCGACATGGAGCAGTTTCAAAATGCCAAGCTGATCATCATCTGGGGCGGCAACCCGATTGCGTCCAACCTGCATTTCTGGACCCGCGCCCAGGAAGCCAAGCGCCATGGCGCCAAGCTGATCGCCATCGACCCGTACCGCTCGCTCACGGCCGAGAAATGCCACCAGCATATCGCCCTGCTGCCCGGCACCGACGCCGCGCTGGCGCTGGGCCTGATGCACGTGCTGATCGCCGAAGACCTGCTCGACCACGACTACATCGCCGACTACACGCTGGGCTTTGACCAGCTCAAGGCACGCGCGGCGGAATGGACACCCGAGCGCACCGCTGCCACTTGCGGCATCACCGCCGCCGAAGTGGTGGACCTGGCGCGCCTGTACGGCCAGACCGCCAAGGCCGGCTTGCCGGTGGCGATCCGCACCAACTACGGTGTACAGCGCGTGCGTGGCGGCGGCATGGCAGTGCGCAATATCGCCTGCCTGCCGGCACTGGTCGGCGCCTGGCGCCACGCGGCCGGTGGCGTGCAACTGTCGTCGAGCGGCTCGTTCCCGACCAACAAGCCGGCGCTGCAACGGCCGGACTTGCTGAAAAAAATGCCGCGCACCATCAACATGACCACTATCGGCGACGATTTATTGCGCCCAAGTTCGCCCGCGTTCGGCCCGCAGGTGGAGGCCGTCATCGTGTACAACTCCAACCCGGTGGCGATCGCGCCCGACTCGTCGAAAGTGGCGGCCGGCTTCGCCCGCGAAGACTTGTTTACGGTCGTGATCGAGCAGTTCCAGACCGATACGGCCGACTACGCCGACATCGTGCTGCCCGCTACCACCCAGCTCGAACACATCGACGCCCACACGTCGTACGGCCACCTGTACATGATGGCCAACAACGCCGCCATTGCGCCGCTGGGCGAGTCCAAGCCCAACACGGAAATCTTCCGGCTGCTGGCGCGCGCGATGGGCTTTACCGATCCGTGCTTTGCCGAGACCGACGACCAGCTGGCCGCGCAAGCGTTCAAGACCAGCGATGCCCGCGCCATGCACTTCGACTGGGAATCGCTGAAACAAAAGGGCTGGCAAAAGCTCAACATGCCCGAGGCGCCGTTTGCCCACGGTGGCTTTCCCACGCCATCGGGCAAGTGCGAGTTTTACTCGGCGCAGATGGCGGCGGATGGCCTCGACCCGTTGCCGACTTACCTCGAACCGTATGAATCTGTTGCAAGCAACCCTCAACTTGCACAGCGCTACCCACTGGCGATGATTTCTCCGCCGGCGCGCAATTTCCTCAATTCGACGTTCGTCAACGTCAAGAGCTTACGTGCTGCCGAAGGCGAGCCGCACCTCGACATCCACCCGCTTGACGCCGCTGAGCGCGGCGTCGCCCATGGGGAAATGGTGAGGATTTTCAATGATCGCGGCACCTTCGTGGCCAAGGCGCGCGTGACCGATAAAGCCAGGCAGGGCCTGGTGGTCGGATTGTCAGTGTGGTGGAAAAAGCTTGCCAGCGACGGCAAGAATGCCAACGAAGTCACCAGCCAACGCCTCACCGACATGGGCCGCGCACCGACGTTTTACGATACACTCGTACAGGTTGAAAGAGTTAGTGCTTGA
- a CDS encoding aminopeptidase, translating to MRQFARRVLRTKYWLVAACTLALLAGCAQVKYYMQAAQGQYSLWSDARPIDDWLGDPATDPQLKARLEKALLIRRFAVQELGLPDNASYKNYAALSRPFVLWNVVATPELSLRPIQWCFPIAGCVSYRGYYSKDDAMTYADELRGEGNDVQVGGVPAYSTLGWFSDPLLSTFINYSDAELARMVFHELAHQVVYVPGDTQFNESFATAVEEAGVQRWLELYGNDDMRLAYTRYNGRRAEFLELLVRHRQMLADNYASKTSVRHRRAEKARIFAHLQSDYLKLKEGWGGYAGYDRWFAEPLTNAHLSAVGTYHDYLPAFRSLLKQERTFVRFYGAVQKMAALDFAQRQQRLDQLARTATADSVPAEDGQKAAPGML from the coding sequence ATGCGCCAATTTGCCCGCCGCGTTCTTCGTACCAAGTATTGGCTGGTAGCGGCGTGCACGCTGGCGCTGCTGGCCGGTTGCGCGCAGGTCAAGTACTACATGCAGGCGGCGCAAGGACAATATTCGCTGTGGTCGGACGCCCGTCCGATCGATGACTGGCTCGGCGACCCCGCCACCGATCCGCAACTGAAAGCCCGGCTCGAAAAAGCGCTGCTGATCCGCCGCTTTGCGGTGCAGGAGCTGGGTCTGCCCGATAACGCTTCCTATAAAAACTACGCCGCGCTGTCGCGCCCGTTTGTGCTGTGGAACGTGGTGGCCACACCCGAGCTGTCGCTGCGGCCGATCCAGTGGTGCTTCCCGATTGCCGGCTGCGTCAGTTATCGTGGCTACTACAGCAAGGACGACGCCATGACCTACGCCGATGAACTGCGCGGCGAAGGCAACGACGTGCAAGTGGGCGGCGTGCCGGCGTACTCCACGCTCGGCTGGTTCAGCGATCCGCTGCTGTCCACCTTCATCAATTACTCGGATGCCGAACTGGCGCGCATGGTGTTCCACGAACTGGCGCACCAGGTGGTGTACGTACCTGGCGATACCCAGTTCAACGAAAGCTTTGCCACGGCGGTGGAAGAGGCCGGCGTGCAGCGCTGGCTGGAGCTGTACGGCAACGACGACATGCGCCTGGCCTACACGCGCTACAACGGCCGCCGCGCCGAATTTCTGGAGCTGCTGGTGCGCCACCGGCAAATGCTGGCCGATAACTACGCCAGCAAAACCAGCGTGCGCCACCGCCGCGCCGAGAAGGCGCGCATCTTTGCCCACCTTCAATCGGATTACCTGAAGCTCAAGGAAGGCTGGGGCGGCTATGCCGGTTACGACCGCTGGTTTGCCGAGCCGCTGACCAATGCGCACCTGAGCGCGGTCGGTACCTATCACGATTACCTGCCGGCATTCAGAAGCCTGCTCAAGCAAGAAAGAACGTTCGTGCGATTTTATGGTGCGGTGCAAAAAATGGCTGCGCTTGATTTTGCTCAACGCCAGCAGCGCCTGGATCAACTCGCGCGCACTGCAACAGCGGACAGCGTCCCCGCAGAGGACGGACAAAAAGCCGCGCCGGGCATGTTGTGA